One window of Bacteroidota bacterium genomic DNA carries:
- a CDS encoding DUF58 domain-containing protein — MFVLRVTKLVRFNYATVALPLLIGAGIGISFYFSDALYPIAKISAYALPAVVVADFLLLWSRPKGIFARRDMMDKLSNGDQNEISITIENKFPFPVFINVIDELPVQFQARDLSFKGFLGPFAAKKLTYHVRPVRRGEYTFGYVNVITTSMLGLMMRRFRFDNEQMVPVYPSFIQMRRYELLAISNRLTEAGIKKIRRMGQNMEFDQIKEYVSGDDPRRVNWKATARRGRLMVNTYQDEKSQQVYSVIDMGRVMQMPFEEMTLLDYAINASLVISNIAMLKYDKAGIVTFSKKVHTQLPAERRGLQLYKIMELLYAAKTGYQESDFGKLYAAIKQRVTQRSLLLLYTNFETLSSMQRQLLYFRRLAKDHLVVVIFFENTELRSFLNKKPRTIQEIYYQTIAEKFAYEKKLIVKELEKYGIHAVYTAPQNLTVNTINKYLELKARGLI, encoded by the coding sequence ATGTTCGTTCTCCGCGTTACAAAATTAGTCCGCTTCAATTATGCGACGGTAGCTTTGCCTTTGCTAATTGGCGCCGGCATTGGTATTTCATTTTATTTCAGCGATGCACTTTACCCGATCGCAAAAATTTCTGCTTACGCATTACCCGCAGTTGTTGTCGCTGATTTTCTTTTATTGTGGAGCAGGCCGAAAGGAATTTTTGCAAGGAGGGATATGATGGATAAACTTTCGAACGGCGACCAGAATGAAATTTCCATCACTATAGAAAATAAATTTCCCTTTCCTGTTTTTATCAATGTGATCGATGAACTCCCGGTGCAGTTCCAGGCGCGCGATCTTTCGTTCAAAGGATTTCTCGGCCCGTTCGCAGCGAAAAAACTAACGTATCATGTGCGGCCCGTGCGCAGGGGAGAATACACTTTCGGTTATGTGAATGTGATCACCACTTCCATGCTCGGCCTCATGATGCGCCGTTTCCGTTTCGATAATGAGCAGATGGTTCCTGTTTATCCGTCCTTCATCCAGATGCGACGTTATGAATTACTCGCGATCTCGAATCGGTTGACAGAAGCCGGAATAAAAAAGATCCGCCGCATGGGGCAGAACATGGAGTTCGACCAGATCAAGGAATATGTGAGTGGCGATGATCCGCGGAGAGTGAACTGGAAAGCAACTGCGCGAAGAGGAAGACTGATGGTGAATACTTACCAGGATGAAAAATCGCAACAAGTGTATTCGGTGATAGACATGGGACGCGTGATGCAAATGCCATTCGAAGAAATGACACTGCTCGATTACGCGATCAATGCAAGTCTCGTCATCAGCAACATCGCTATGCTGAAATATGATAAAGCGGGAATCGTTACGTTCTCGAAAAAAGTTCACACGCAATTGCCGGCAGAGCGGAGAGGATTGCAGTTGTATAAAATCATGGAACTGCTTTACGCCGCGAAGACGGGCTACCAGGAAAGTGATTTCGGAAAATTATATGCAGCCATCAAGCAACGTGTAACGCAGCGGAGTTTATTGTTGCTCTACACAAATTTCGAAACGCTGTCGAGTATGCAGCGGCAACTTTTATATTTCCGGCGGCTTGCGAAAGATCATCTGGTCGTCGTGATATTTTTCGAGAATACAGAGTTACGTTCTTTCCTGAATAAAAAACCACGAACCATCCAGGAAATTTATTACCAGACCATCGCGGAAAAATTTGCTTACGAGAAAAAATTAATTGTGAAAGAATTAGAGAAGTACGGAATTCACGCAGTGTACACGGCTCCGCAGAATTTAACGGTGAACACGATCAATAAATATCTTGAGTTGAAAGCGAGAGGATTGATCTGA